DNA sequence from the Glycine soja cultivar W05 chromosome 18, ASM419377v2, whole genome shotgun sequence genome:
ACCACTCCAAAGCTGTACACATCACACCTTTCACTCACAACCATACTATATGCAAGCTCTACATTTATAACATTAACACGAACAGATTCAAAGATCAGAAGGAAAGTAGTTGAAAAGTAACAACATTATAATCTACAATTTTTATAAACTCAGTGTAAGAAACAAGTCCATTTGCCTGTTATTAAATGTATTGTTTAGTCATTATCGACATCAAATCACGAACAAGAGAACACAGGTAAAAAgagaaatgaaccaaaaataaagATATGAACAATTTACCTGGGGCTATGTACCCAATGGTTCCAGCAACTATAGTTCGATAGGATGAATCAAAGCTAAGGAATCGGGCTGTGCCAAAGTCTGAAACACTGGGCTCCCAGTCTAAGTTAAGCAAGACATTGCTGGCTGATATGTCTCTATGCACAATTGGAGGAGTGAAGTCATGATGAAGATAGGACAGAGCATGTGCAGTGCCTTTCACAATGTTAACCCTCTTTTTCCAATCCAATTCCATGGCTTCCACATCATCAAACAACACTGAAAACAAGCTGCCTCTCTCCATGTACTCATATATCAAAAACATGATTCTTCTGTGCAAGCAGAATCCATGGAGCTTCACAATATGTCGATGCTTTATTTCTGATAATACTTTGACCTCATTTCTGAAACTCTCATCAAAAGCTGGCACCTCTGCTTCAAATCCGTGGAGTTTTTTCACGGCAACAATCTTGCCACTTGGTAACTGTGCCCTATAAACGCTCCCATAGGCACCTGTTCCAATACAATATCTCATGTCAAAGTCTTGGGTTGCTCTAATGATGTCTTCATAGGCTATGTTTCCATCATAATTCCATATACAGAACAAGTCCCCATTCTTAGTGGCTGCAATTGTCTTTGCATGTTTGTTCTTAGTTGCAATGCGAATATGCCTTAGCCGCACGAGTCGTAGGAAGGCCATGATTAGAAAAAACAGGATAGGGAGAACTATGACCAGCTGATTGTGCCTGTGCCTTACTTTGTTGCCGCCGGCCATGACTACTAAGTTGTCTTGGGCAGAACAATGCTTGAATTGATATTCATCTATGTAATAGAAATCGTATTCGCTACATACACCCTTGTTCCCTAATAGCTGAGACTCCATTAAACCAGCTGGATAGGGACCCTTCaaattattgaatgaaaggtccaCTTCAGCGACATTTAGCATAGATAGAGGAACTGTTCCGATAAGATTATTGTAGCTTAGATCCAGAGTAGTTAAGAAAGGCAAATATCCAAGCTCTGGTGGAATTTTTCCACTAATTGAGTTATTTCTGAGGTAAATAGTATTTAGCTGTGCATGGTTTCCTACTGACAAGGGTATTAAGGAACCAGAAAGTAGATTGTGGGAAATGTCAAGTAATATTAAACTTGGGAAATTTGTCTGTGACAAGGGCAAGGTCCCACTGATTTTGTTGGCTGATAGATCTAACAAAGTAAGACTTTCCAAGAAAACCAAATTCTGGGGAATATAACCTTGAATGTTGTTGTGAGATATGATTAGGCTCTCTAATTGGGTAAGATTTGCCAGTGCATGAGGTATCTCACCATCAAGTAAATTATAGGACAAATCTAAGATAGTAAGATTTTTTAGAAACAACAGCTTAGGAATTGAGCCTCGAATGTTGTTGTGAGATATGATTAGGCTTTCTAATTGGGTAAGATTTAACAGTGCAGGAGGTATTTCACCATCAAGTGAATTATCGGACAAATCTAAGACAGTGAGATTTTTTAGAAACAACAACTCAGGAATTGAGCCTTGAATGTAAGTGTGAGATATTATTAGGCTCTCTAATTGGGTAAGATTTGTCAGTGCATGAGGTATCTCACCATCAAGTGAATTATAGGACAAATCTAAGACAGTGAGATTTTTTAGAAACAACAACTCAGGAATTGAGCCTTGAATGTTGTTGTGAGATATGATTAGGCTCTCTAATTGGGTAAGATTTGCCAGTGCAGGAGGTATCTCACCATCAAGTGAATTATAGGACAAATTTAAGACAGTGAGATTTTTTAGAAACAACAACTCAGGAATTGAGCCTTGAATGTAGTTGTGAGATATGATTAGGCTCTCTAATTGGGTAAGATTTGCCAGTGCAGGAGGTATTTCACCGTCAAGAGAATTATGGGACAAATCAAGATGAGTGAGTTTAGGGAGATTACCAATATCAGATGGGATAGTCCCTTGTAGTCCACAGTGTGAGACCTCAAGCCATTCTAAATTCTTGAAAGCAGAGAGGTTTAGTGTTGCTAATCGAATCCCAGGTGTATAAAAGGGATAGTTGATTCTAGTTACGCTTCCAGCGACGTTGCAAGACATACCATACCATGAACAGATATTGCGTGAAGCTACTGACTTTGATCTATTCCACCATCCACTATTGATTATAGCATTTTCTTCCAATTGAAGCTGCGACGGTGTAGGCACGGCTTCTAACTCCAATGTTATCCCCATAATAACCACACTGCAAATAACAAAAAACTTCATCCTTTGCGGACGAAAATATTCAAACTGAGTTATGAGCTAAGCAGTTAATGGTATTTTAGAGAGATAATTAACAAGTTTGTTTCTGAGATTTATGAGAAaatgaacctttttttttatgttctgtGACTGTGGCTTACATGCTAGTTGGTCACTCTTTTATTGTCACTCCCCAGCTTTACTACATCAGCCAAAAACATAGAATTCCATGCTTTGCCCCATTGAGGGTCCTATGCATTTTTCACGGCATTGCTTGACTTTGAGTCAACTTTGAAGAATATTGAATGTAACAATTTCACCGTTACTGCGTGTGCTTAGACTAAGTCACTAACACTTTTCATGGGTCATGATGGGAATGCTTAGAAATTGTTGTCACTGATCAAGTCTGTGGGGACATCATTGTCATTTTGGGATTAGCTTTATATTTGAACAACCGGAGGAGCCACCGCAAGTTTATGAACAAGACTGCATCTCTTAAACACGATAATCAACATCTCTatgttgtataaattattattatttgaatgatGAACATGAATTGCGTTGAATATTATTTAgacaatttgaaatttatttttctttataccttttaattgttttttaaaaatgtcaatataaataaataataatcagaataatgataataatgagATAACTAATGATATTATGCACGtagtattaatttaatatgttttgtGACTAAATAACGTGCATGCTAGTTGATCAATCTTTCATCCTCATACCCCAGTTTGGGCTTTGCCCCATTAGACCATACTTGCATAATATTTGTCACGGCTTTCGAGTCAACTTCGAAGAATTGAATGCAACCATTTCTCCATTGCTGCGTATGCTTAGACTTTAGACTAATTACACGTTCCAAGAACCATGATGGGGAATGCTTAGAAATTGTTGTCACTTCTGCGAGGACATCATTGTCATTTTGGGATTATTCTTAACAATATTGGGAGGGGCCACTAGAAAGTTCAGGTTGCATGAGAAACCGTAAACAATTTCACGGAAAGAGATAAGAAAGAAACATGCTTAAGGGACGAGAATAGTTGTCAGAATTTATTACActcttctttttattattatttgtacagGAGTATTTATAAGCATTTTGTTTGAATCGAATAGCACTGGTGCGTCTAATTTCTTCAAAGTTTCTTTCTGAAAGTATCTGAGCAATATATTTGGTTTGGTTCTCTATGAACTCTGTTGAAATGATTCACATTGATACATTTCTTCTGGAAATAACAAAAGATAACTAACATGCTGTAGCTCAAAAACTAATGGTATGTTTGGGTACCAAACATAAATTTACCCACGGATAAAGACTCTTCTTTTTGCCTTTCTTTTGTGTCATTTGATTGGATTTATCTAAAAATTCAAGCGAcaataatttaaactaaaaaccAAATATAACTATAACTAACTTATTCCTTTACACCTTCTATGTGTTACTTCAATATATTTAGTGATTCCTTTACACCTTTAAgtttatatagatatataaaacttttccacttcatTTTTGGCAACCAGAGTGTGGTCGAATTGCATTTTAGTCTACTAATTAATACTAGCATAGGAAATATTGATATCCTTGTGATAGCAATCCTGATAGAAATAACAGCACAATAGGCACTACCTTATGCATTTACAACAATTCCACAAGTTAGCTAGTTGAAGGGATGTTAGACAGTTATAACAAATTATATTCTGTTAGAAGAAAAGTATTATAAATATGTAAAGAAGTGGAATTAATAAAGAGGAAACAGAACAATTATCTTCATTAATGTTCCTTCTTAGTAATGTAACAATGGCATAGTGTAGCGATATTCGTATCaccttgttttattttaaatcttataattgTATACATGTGTGCACATTCTTTACAAAAAGATTTTAGTTTGTGACTGACAGTCAAGAATACATATTTTGGCGGCTacaaatgccttttttttttaatgctgccagtttttttttatgaattttaagtaatgattgttatttttttatagaatagaATACAGTTTTTTATTACCATCAAACATTAGGATCAATTGGCATCTTGCAAGAAATTTTCTGTTTtctcattttgtttgttttctttttacttttgcaACTTTTTTTAAAGCCACAATCAACTTATTTTTGGACAAAAAAAAGGTGACATAACacatacatataatttttcACGAGGAATGGTGATAAGGGCTTCTCCTTGTGTTCGAGACCAAGGATACTCTCCCAGGATAAGGGCTTCTCcatataatttcttttgtttataaaataaatacaacaaattaaataatcaacAACTCTATACCATGAGCAGCTAG
Encoded proteins:
- the LOC114395518 gene encoding probable leucine-rich repeat receptor-like protein kinase At1g35710; amino-acid sequence: MKFFVICSVVIMGITLELEAVPTPSQLQLEENAIINSGWWNRSKSVASRNICSWYGMSCNVAGSVTRINYPFYTPGIRLATLNLSAFKNLEWLEVSHCGLQGTIPSDIGNLPKLTHLDLSHNSLDGEIPPALANLTQLESLIISHNYIQGSIPELLFLKNLTVLNLSYNSLDGEIPPALANLTQLESLIISHNNIQGSIPELLFLKNLTVLDLSYNSLDGEIPHALTNLTQLESLIISHTYIQGSIPELLFLKNLTVLDLSDNSLDGEIPPALLNLTQLESLIISHNNIRGSIPKLLFLKNLTILDLSYNLLDGEIPHALANLTQLESLIISHNNIQGYIPQNLVFLESLTLLDLSANKISGTLPLSQTNFPSLILLDISHNLLSGSLIPLSVGNHAQLNTIYLRNNSISGKIPPELGYLPFLTTLDLSYNNLIGTVPLSMLNVAEVDLSFNNLKGPYPAGLMESQLLGNKGVCSEYDFYYIDEYQFKHCSAQDNLVVMAGGNKVRHRHNQLVIVLPILFFLIMAFLRLVRLRHIRIATKNKHAKTIAATKNGDLFCIWNYDGNIAYEDIIRATQDFDMRYCIGTGAYGSVYRAQLPSGKIVAVKKLHGFEAEVPAFDESFRNEVKVLSEIKHRHIVKLHGFCLHRRIMFLIYEYMERGSLFSVLFDDVEAMELDWKKRVNIVKGTAHALSYLHHDFTPPIVHRDISASNVLLNLDWEPSVSDFGTARFLSFDSSYRTIVAGTIGYIAPELAYSMVVSERCDVYSFGVVALETLVGSHPKEILSSLQSASTENGITLCEILDQRLPQPTMSVLMEIVSVAIVAFACLNANPCSRPTMKSVSQCFLTQLTPLDIPLREISLQQLMSQELRHYLNL